The Sporomusaceae bacterium DNA segment CCTCCTGGAAACCCTTTGACTCCACTGGCGCCGCGGCGAATTTGGTCAGCATGTTATTGATTGCCCGACTGGCAATCTCGGCCCGCTCGCCGGCAGCCAACAATCCGCCCCCCAGACCGATGGTCAAACCTTCGCTCATCGACGGCGCCAGTCCCTTTATGACGCCAGCGGTGCGTTTTACGAAGTCAATCAGTTCGTCGCCGGTGGCCAGCGTCTGGTCGTCGACGTAGTTGATCTTGTCGGCCAGGGCTTCCAGCTTGGCAATGCCCTCGGCCGTTTCCAGGTTATAGCCCAGAGCGTTGCCGATCTTCGCCATGTCGGTGGACACCTGCTCGGCCGGCAGTTCGAAGGCTGTCCCCATCATGACGCCCATCTCCGTCATCCTGCGGAGATTTTCAGCTCCCTTGACACCTGACCTGGCGGAAAGGGCATAAGCTTTCGCGACTTCGTCGGGGTACCTCATCAGATCCCTGGACAGTGCCAGGATATCCAGTTTCGCCTGCAGACCGATTTCCGTCAGTCTGCCCGCCTCATCCCTGGCATTGTCGACCTGTTTGGCCACGTAGGCCATTTCGGTATCGAAAGAAATCGCCGCCGCTGCGGGAACTGCGAGACCAGCCCCGGCGGCCGCCGCCGTGGTAGCCACGCCCCTGGCCTTGTCCCCAACCCCGCTCACCCGGCTCTGAAGTGCTTGCGACCTGGCCAGCCGCCCCTGCAGCTGCTCGACCTTATAGAGTTGCGCAGTCAGTTTTTCGTAACTTGCCGCGTACTCTAGGGTGGAAACGATACCTTTCCGCTGCTGCATCTCCAGTTCGCGCATGGCAGCCCGGGTGCTCTTGACGTTGGTCTGCAGGGTGGACAATTGCTGCGACGCACCGGAGAAGGTGCTGCTGAACGAACTGCCGAGCCTAGCGGCGAGGTTAAAGGCTATTTCGTACGTTTTACTGGCCATTAGGCACCATCCTTTCTAACGAGTCGGCTTTTCGCTCGCAACCTTAATCGATGCGTCTACCCATTGCGCCAGCTCTAGTAATGGCGTGTTGAACCAGACCATGGCCGGCGTATACGTCGCCTTGGCCAGTCGGACACACACGACCCTGAGCAGCGCACCGGGATCTCCCGCCGGGAGGTCTATCCGAGTAAAAAATTTTGCACCGCCGTTTTCACCGCCGTGAAATCCTTGGCGGGAAGGGCGAGGATCATGTCGACGGGTACCTTTGCGGCCTTAGCGGACACGACGGCGAGGTAAACGGCCGAAAACTCCTGCACCTGACCCGCGTCTCCGAGCAGTCGCGCTTCCCGCGACGCGTCGACGAGGTCTTTCCCTGTAAGGCCGTCGAGGTCGATCTTCAATTCCTTGTATTCCTTACCTTCGAAGGTATGGGTTTTGCCAAACTTGATGTTCATGTTCACAGCCCTTTCATGAAGTCAGGGGCCCCGTTTTTACGGAGCCCCCGCTTTTCTTAAACCAGCCCCAGCGCCGAGCGGACGTCGGCGAGTACATCCACGCCGTCGATCTTGGCGATATAGTTGTACTTGTCGATTTCGATGACATCCGCGCCGTCGAGGGCAACCTTGATGTAGGAGACCTCGAGTTCGTTGCTGCTTTCCATCTGGGCGCCGACTTCGAACTTGCCCAGCGAGGTTTTCTTCGGGGTGGCCCGGATGGTGATCCTGATCGGAACAACCTTGTAAGCCCCTGACGCGGAATCCATCACCTGAGACGCGCCGCGAAGGTCCAGCGCATGAACCTCCTGCCGCGACAAAAAGGCGATCGGTTTGACTAGCGTCCGCCAGTTCAACACGAGCGTCATGCTGCCGTAGTGCCCGAGGACGGGGCTATCTACCTCGCCGGCAATCCCGGCGCCCTTGATCGTCTCAGTCATGGCTTCGAGCTCGGGCAGCTGCACGTCGGCGGTCCCCACCAGGTCGACGCCGTCACGGTAAACCCGGTAGGAGATGAGTTTTTCAGGTACCTGATTCATCTCTTATCCCCCTTCCTATTCCCCGAACAGCGTAGCCAGGTACGCCGGGTCGTACTCGAGGATGAAGTCGATTTCACGCGCCGGCCCGGGCGGCGTCACGTAAACGTGGAACCGAATTATCCCGTCCATCAGGTCGGTGGTCGGGTTTTCTTCGGTCAGGACCGCAACTCTGCCGCCGAGGATGATGCCGCGGGCGGCGAGGCCGTTAAGCCAGATATTGTTCGAA contains these protein-coding regions:
- a CDS encoding phage tail assembly protein, whose protein sequence is MNIKFGKTHTFEGKEYKELKIDLDGLTGKDLVDASREARLLGDAGQVQEFSAVYLAVVSAKAAKVPVDMILALPAKDFTAVKTAVQNFLLG
- a CDS encoding phage major tail tube protein — protein: MNQVPEKLISYRVYRDGVDLVGTADVQLPELEAMTETIKGAGIAGEVDSPVLGHYGSMTLVLNWRTLVKPIAFLSRQEVHALDLRGASQVMDSASGAYKVVPIRITIRATPKKTSLGKFEVGAQMESSNELEVSYIKVALDGADVIEIDKYNYIAKIDGVDVLADVRSALGLV